A genomic window from Periweissella cryptocerci includes:
- a CDS encoding DNA/RNA non-specific endonuclease, whose product MNQKKIIRFIIAAVVLLVGGTTGVKSLNHDTSDSNGSSQPRSANSRRTAGTGRGTTASANAPTKALAESVLTPTVRTQLKYTITWNGTGSFAINNNKSTLNANVSSAPYATNKPQDSLGRPHQFDGLLSKSTRIYQNRTETGNDKTMRPVGWNQIQLSGGGYSHLYDRGHLGGYALVGGIRSFDASEANPKNIATQTAWANEAAGVDNTGQNYYEGIVRKALDQNKRVRYRVIDIYDGNNLVPAGANIQAKSSDGSVNFNVFVPNVQNGVVINYKTGVAKIK is encoded by the coding sequence ATGAATCAAAAGAAAATAATTCGCTTCATCATCGCTGCGGTTGTATTGTTGGTTGGTGGGACAACTGGGGTTAAAAGTTTAAACCACGATACTTCTGATTCCAATGGCAGTTCCCAACCACGGAGCGCCAATAGCCGTCGAACAGCTGGAACTGGGCGCGGGACTACAGCTTCGGCTAACGCCCCTACTAAGGCACTCGCTGAATCAGTCCTCACACCAACCGTTCGTACCCAACTCAAATACACAATTACGTGGAATGGTACGGGTTCATTTGCCATTAATAATAACAAATCAACTTTGAACGCCAACGTTAGCTCAGCGCCATACGCTACCAATAAACCCCAAGACTCACTTGGGCGGCCACACCAATTTGATGGTTTGTTAAGTAAGAGCACGCGAATTTATCAAAACCGGACTGAGACTGGTAATGACAAGACTATGCGTCCAGTTGGTTGGAACCAAATTCAATTATCTGGTGGTGGCTACTCACACTTGTATGACCGCGGTCACTTAGGTGGTTACGCCCTCGTTGGTGGGATTCGCTCATTTGATGCTTCTGAAGCTAACCCTAAAAACATTGCCACGCAAACTGCATGGGCTAATGAAGCTGCTGGCGTAGATAATACCGGGCAAAACTACTACGAAGGCATCGTCCGTAAAGCTTTGGATCAAAACAAACGTGTACGTTACCGCGTAATTGACATTTACGATGGCAACAACCTCGTGCCTGCCGGTGCAAACATCCAAGCTAAATCAAGCGATGGTTCTGTGAACTTCAATGTTTTTGTGCCAAACGTTCAGAACGGTGTGGTCATCAACTACAAAACTGGGGTTGCCAAAATCAAGTAA
- a CDS encoding leucine-rich repeat protein, with protein MTNKTKHSKLYHQGRHTGYVGMAAITLIGGMGVTPVVLAEELVTEQIETAVKHDSVDDNSTEESVQSSVQSNDNLTENNLNFNLEDDAQSRIIAPTTNIAKQKAKDKDSRFGTASYQFTNLDFTYEDDGATVTGFSEHFLNNPNFDLTNWDGVLVFPKDVMTNVTAIGEYAFYDAYYTIVPKLISKLDLSGLANLKTIKEGAFINNVITEVNFSGLSKLETIGFRGFSGNTLSEVDLSPLTKLSDMGIEGFSYNFNLQKVTFPKSNIITMIPEWTFNYAQLLTTIDLSVLPNLESIGEGAFSAAPIAELDISSLSKLNYIGDGAFSNSYFSPSLKKIIVGNNPDLEMGEDSFSAVVKGSEVLPIDSTALETAEKVRDFINKAPHNLFTGKNLWYIAATATQKYVDQNDNVITQDINGVPLTPAKITTKVGTTYDNGPTIAGYDEPEIVGGSTTGTYDALTQEVTYKYIRSKAPKFTVYYVDENDIQIAPLQTLEDVPESVLDLTPQSIDGYDYKNLFGSNAVSKSLRAVPDLSWQPADELAKTKINYGDNNGRSYKFVYSLKTIPADNNNPDKAGGNGSNTPASTTPTPGKLPSSGGGTIPAKKPSTSGDTTPTKKPSVTTPVALPGSGGTPTTTRTNGANRVVNTTNTIGTNRNSAATANQATRLPKSGNTANRMLPILGTAVLVGILGLYGLRKKRK; from the coding sequence ATGACTAATAAAACAAAGCATTCCAAACTGTATCATCAAGGCAGACATACTGGTTATGTTGGTATGGCTGCTATTACATTGATTGGTGGGATGGGAGTAACACCAGTTGTTTTAGCTGAAGAATTAGTAACAGAACAAATCGAAACAGCCGTGAAACATGATTCAGTTGATGATAATTCAACAGAAGAAAGTGTACAGTCAAGCGTGCAAAGTAATGATAACTTGACGGAGAATAATCTGAACTTCAATTTAGAGGATGACGCACAGAGTAGAATTATAGCGCCAACAACAAATATAGCAAAGCAAAAAGCAAAGGATAAGGACAGTCGTTTCGGTACCGCATCTTATCAGTTTACGAACCTTGATTTTACGTATGAAGATGATGGAGCAACAGTCACTGGGTTTAGCGAACATTTTTTGAATAATCCTAACTTTGATCTTACAAATTGGGACGGCGTGTTAGTTTTTCCAAAAGATGTTATGACTAATGTTACAGCAATTGGTGAGTACGCATTTTATGATGCTTATTACACAATCGTACCAAAATTAATCAGTAAACTCGATTTATCAGGGTTAGCTAATTTAAAAACAATTAAAGAGGGCGCATTTATAAATAATGTAATAACTGAAGTTAACTTTTCGGGATTGTCGAAATTGGAAACTATAGGTTTTAGGGGGTTTTCTGGTAATACCCTTAGCGAAGTTGATCTTAGTCCTTTGACGAAATTAAGCGATATGGGGATTGAGGGCTTTTCGTACAATTTCAATTTACAGAAAGTTACATTTCCCAAGTCTAATATAATAACGATGATTCCAGAATGGACATTTAATTATGCTCAATTGCTGACAACAATTGATCTCAGTGTGTTACCTAATTTGGAATCAATTGGTGAGGGCGCATTTTCGGCAGCGCCAATAGCTGAACTTGATATTAGTTCATTATCGAAATTAAATTACATTGGTGATGGAGCATTTTCAAATTCATATTTTTCGCCAAGCCTCAAAAAAATAATTGTGGGTAATAATCCAGACTTAGAGATGGGTGAGGATTCCTTTTCTGCGGTGGTCAAAGGGAGTGAAGTACTACCAATTGATAGCACTGCGCTGGAAACAGCTGAAAAAGTTAGAGATTTCATCAATAAGGCACCGCATAATTTATTTACAGGGAAAAATCTGTGGTACATTGCTGCTACCGCGACACAAAAGTACGTCGATCAAAATGATAATGTAATCACCCAAGATATTAATGGAGTACCACTTACTCCGGCAAAAATTACCACAAAAGTTGGCACCACATACGATAATGGACCAACTATTGCAGGGTATGATGAACCAGAAATCGTGGGTGGTAGTACAACTGGCACATACGATGCACTCACACAAGAAGTTACGTATAAGTATATTCGCAGCAAAGCCCCTAAATTCACAGTCTACTACGTTGATGAAAATGACATCCAAATCGCACCATTACAGACATTGGAAGATGTTCCAGAATCTGTCCTCGACTTAACGCCACAAAGCATTGATGGCTACGATTACAAAAATCTTTTCGGCAGTAATGCAGTTAGTAAGTCGTTGCGGGCGGTACCAGACTTGAGCTGGCAGCCGGCCGACGAGTTAGCAAAAACGAAAATTAATTATGGTGATAACAACGGCCGCAGTTATAAATTTGTTTATTCACTAAAAACTATTCCAGCTGATAATAACAATCCGGATAAAGCTGGGGGGAATGGTTCAAATACACCCGCTAGCACCACGCCGACTCCGGGCAAATTACCAAGCTCGGGTGGCGGCACAATACCCGCTAAGAAACCAAGTACAAGTGGTGATACCACGCCCACTAAGAAACCAAGTGTAACAACGCCAGTCGCTTTACCTGGTTCTGGTGGGACGCCAACAACTACACGGACGAATGGTGCTAATCGGGTAGTGAACACAACTAACACTATCGGCACAAATAGAAATAGTGCTGCAACTGCAAACCAAGCTACTCGCTTACCGAAATCAGGTAACACGGCAAATCGCATGTTACCAATATTAGGTACGGCAGTGCTTGTCGGAATACTTGGCTTGTATGGCTTGCGGAAGAAACGTAAGTGA